One stretch of Aquisalimonas asiatica DNA includes these proteins:
- a CDS encoding c-type cytochrome — protein MMKYSSLTAIGALSLMMSVPALAIDRGDPSAGEQLAEDLCISCHAVDGSQSNPEWPKLSGQYADYLFRSLQQYQDGTRENAIMQGQVEGLSTQDLRDLASYYSRLDGDLYVPRKR, from the coding sequence ATGATGAAATACAGTTCACTTACCGCAATCGGCGCCCTTTCGCTGATGATGTCCGTGCCCGCCCTGGCCATTGACCGCGGCGACCCCTCCGCTGGCGAGCAGCTCGCTGAGGACCTGTGCATTTCCTGCCACGCGGTGGACGGTTCCCAGAGTAACCCGGAGTGGCCGAAGTTGAGCGGTCAGTACGCGGACTACCTCTTCCGCTCCCTGCAGCAGTACCAGGACGGCACGCGCGAGAACGCCATCATGCAGGGTCAGGTGGAAGGTCTCTCCACCCAGGATCTTCGCGACCTGGCGTCGTACTATTCGCGGCTGGACGGCGATCTGTACGTGCCGCGGAAGCGCTGA
- a CDS encoding Mov34/MPN/PAD-1 family protein: MSKTEVTPALREELIDASRRALPEEACGILLGRHGVVREIVGMTNQARRPLDQFALDPLEYMHAERDAGQRGLDVLGVWHSHPDGRAEPSESDRRAAWAGWLYVIVGSPGDAHAEIRGWRLNGSRFEEEVLC, translated from the coding sequence ATGAGTAAGACCGAAGTGACGCCTGCGCTGCGCGAGGAGCTCATCGACGCGTCCCGCCGGGCGCTGCCGGAAGAGGCGTGCGGTATTCTGCTCGGGCGACACGGTGTGGTCCGGGAGATCGTGGGAATGACCAACCAGGCGCGACGGCCACTGGACCAGTTTGCCCTGGATCCGCTGGAGTACATGCACGCGGAACGCGACGCCGGGCAGCGGGGCCTTGATGTGCTTGGTGTCTGGCACAGTCACCCGGATGGCCGTGCGGAGCCGTCCGAGAGTGACCGCCGGGCAGCCTGGGCCGGCTGGTTGTACGTGATTGTCGGATCGCCCGGTGACGCGCACGCCGAGATCCGTGGCTGGCGCCTCAATGGCAGCCGGTTCGAAGAGGAGGTGTTGTGCTGA
- a CDS encoding tetratricopeptide repeat protein, whose product MRDQHKPSDSDPRADADHADYAEAQAEASVSRDAIRRLNRHAAQTAAPLIVTGAGTTALLAQWALARVRKHPGDACFTHFVGCTGESRRTDRLLERLLVWLRARAGTPDPLPVDADARREVLPNWLARAAARGRLVIVLDAVDALEDDDAGAALEWLPAHLPPNVRMIAGATTDGAVAEQLRHRGWQVEALAGDDHATLEPVPVERFPAAALRLLWASRCGVTAEELAAAGHDAAALGDLVCSLGDRLTLAGPRIRDAVQRRLLADGAERQAAHAALAELVQRVGSASRRLQEVPWQWTAARHWEELATELAAPDTLVALLDQPDRLDLFRYWSAWGDADTIASWYAERIPDWRGRLDRDAFAGLLLGLASALRDMGATDALQPHLDALEAEFDQLPVQLQARALAVRGGWFTDRGDHEAAEAPLRRALALRQEACGPDHPETRTSRHQLAIWHEERGELQQAVALYREALQQRERTLGERDPGLIPYLTNLGAVYKAMDDIAAAKPWYRRALDIAERQHGNSHPTTAACLDNLAGVVYAEHDFDQAETLYQRALGIAETVFGTMHAATAAAAHNLGAVMDAREDFRTAEMLFQRALDIREELFGAEHVDTASTLHNLAGVKDAMGRYTDAEPLYRKAIANWEALVGEQHPATATSVNNLADLLRETGQYDEAEQLYRRNLETWGSLMGGDHPHTLMTLCELAGLFADRQRYQEAEPMLRDAVERTAQVLGRDNMDHINAVTRLAALYRDTGRRDDARQLLKQAVLSVEGTLGMMSPRVQKLRRHLEALDVDPDRLH is encoded by the coding sequence ATGCGAGACCAGCACAAGCCGAGCGACAGCGATCCGCGCGCGGATGCGGACCACGCCGACTATGCCGAAGCACAGGCCGAGGCATCGGTAAGCCGCGACGCGATCCGCCGGTTGAACCGGCATGCGGCGCAGACCGCGGCACCTCTGATCGTCACCGGTGCAGGGACGACCGCGCTGCTGGCACAGTGGGCGCTTGCCCGCGTGCGCAAGCACCCCGGCGACGCCTGCTTCACCCATTTCGTGGGGTGCACCGGCGAGAGCCGGCGCACGGATCGACTGCTTGAGCGGCTGCTGGTGTGGCTGCGCGCCCGTGCGGGCACGCCCGACCCGCTGCCGGTGGACGCGGACGCCCGCCGCGAGGTGTTGCCGAACTGGCTGGCACGGGCAGCAGCGCGGGGGCGGCTGGTGATCGTGCTTGATGCCGTGGACGCGCTGGAGGATGACGATGCCGGTGCCGCGCTGGAGTGGTTGCCGGCCCATCTACCGCCGAACGTGCGCATGATCGCCGGTGCCACCACCGACGGGGCGGTTGCCGAGCAGTTGCGGCACCGCGGATGGCAGGTCGAGGCACTTGCCGGGGATGACCATGCCACCCTTGAGCCGGTGCCGGTGGAGCGGTTTCCGGCGGCGGCACTGCGGCTGCTCTGGGCGAGCCGGTGCGGCGTCACCGCGGAAGAGCTGGCGGCGGCCGGGCATGATGCCGCTGCCCTGGGCGACCTGGTGTGTTCGCTCGGTGACCGGTTGACCCTCGCAGGGCCGCGCATCCGGGACGCCGTTCAGCGTCGGCTGTTGGCGGATGGCGCCGAACGTCAGGCTGCCCATGCGGCCCTGGCGGAGCTTGTGCAGCGGGTCGGAAGCGCGAGCCGGCGACTGCAGGAAGTGCCCTGGCAGTGGACCGCGGCCCGGCATTGGGAAGAGCTGGCTACAGAGCTCGCTGCTCCGGACACGCTGGTGGCGCTGCTCGATCAGCCGGACCGGCTCGACCTGTTCCGGTACTGGTCCGCATGGGGCGACGCGGACACCATCGCCAGCTGGTATGCCGAGCGGATCCCGGACTGGCGGGGCCGGCTGGACCGCGATGCGTTCGCGGGGCTGCTGCTCGGCCTGGCGTCGGCTCTCCGTGACATGGGCGCCACGGACGCCCTGCAGCCCCATCTGGATGCGCTCGAGGCGGAGTTCGATCAGCTCCCGGTCCAGCTGCAGGCGCGCGCCCTGGCCGTGCGCGGAGGCTGGTTTACGGATCGTGGCGACCACGAGGCGGCCGAGGCGCCGCTGCGCCGGGCGCTGGCGCTTCGCCAGGAGGCTTGTGGACCCGACCACCCGGAGACGCGCACCAGTCGTCACCAGTTGGCGATCTGGCACGAGGAGCGCGGTGAGCTGCAGCAGGCCGTGGCGTTGTATCGGGAGGCGCTGCAGCAGCGCGAGCGGACCCTGGGCGAGCGTGATCCGGGTTTGATTCCGTATCTCACCAACCTGGGTGCGGTCTACAAGGCCATGGACGACATCGCCGCGGCCAAGCCGTGGTACCGGCGTGCACTGGACATTGCCGAACGGCAGCACGGCAACAGCCACCCCACCACGGCCGCCTGTCTCGACAATCTCGCCGGTGTTGTCTACGCGGAGCATGACTTCGATCAGGCCGAGACGCTCTACCAGCGCGCCCTCGGCATTGCCGAGACGGTGTTCGGCACCATGCACGCCGCCACCGCCGCTGCGGCCCACAACCTGGGGGCAGTCATGGACGCGCGGGAAGACTTCCGTACCGCCGAGATGCTGTTCCAGCGCGCTCTGGATATCCGCGAGGAGCTGTTCGGCGCGGAACACGTGGACACCGCCTCCACGCTCCACAACCTGGCCGGCGTCAAGGACGCCATGGGGCGGTATACGGACGCCGAGCCGCTGTACCGCAAGGCGATCGCCAACTGGGAGGCACTGGTGGGGGAGCAGCACCCGGCCACGGCCACCAGCGTGAACAACCTGGCGGACCTGCTGCGGGAGACGGGCCAGTACGACGAAGCCGAACAGCTCTATCGCCGCAATCTGGAGACGTGGGGATCGCTGATGGGCGGTGACCACCCCCATACGTTGATGACCCTCTGCGAGCTGGCCGGGCTGTTCGCAGACCGGCAGCGCTACCAGGAAGCCGAACCCATGTTGCGGGATGCCGTGGAGCGGACCGCCCAGGTGCTGGGGCGGGACAATATGGACCACATCAACGCGGTGACCCGCCTGGCGGCGCTGTACCGGGATACCGGGCGCCGCGATGACGCGCGCCAGCTGCTCAAGCAGGCAGTGCTCTCGGTGGAGGGGACACTGGGCATGATGTCACCGCGGGTGCAGAAACTGCGGCGGCACCTGGAGGCCCTGGACGTGGACCCGGACCGGCTGCACTAG
- a CDS encoding WD40/YVTN/BNR-like repeat-containing protein, giving the protein MTSDRNRETWRMDGPLIAGYEILHAWLDPRDPRRGYAAAKHLVWGAHVYRTDDAGATWSPTAAPPSHPSGTFDSALNAIWYLAPGNTAAPQTLYAGIDPAGLFVSHDRGDAWQAVEGLNHHPTRRTWEPAKGGFSLHSIHALPTRPRRLFAAVSAGGAFRSDDDGHHWTPINRGVRAEHLPQAAPETGHNIHRLVVHPRNPERLYRQCYNGVYRSDDAGDTWTEITAGLPSDFGYAAVTEADDPDVLYVVPIDSNHLRTTVDGRLRVYRTGDGGRTWAELTHGLPQDHAYVSVLRDAMDVDDLPECGVYMGTSSGHLFISRDRGGSWRLLEGFLPRILSVKAAVIPEEALA; this is encoded by the coding sequence GTGACCAGTGATCGCAACCGGGAGACATGGCGCATGGACGGGCCGCTGATCGCAGGCTACGAGATTCTCCACGCCTGGCTCGACCCCCGCGACCCGCGGCGCGGCTATGCCGCCGCCAAGCATCTGGTCTGGGGCGCCCACGTGTACCGCACCGACGACGCCGGCGCGACCTGGTCGCCCACCGCGGCGCCGCCGAGCCACCCCTCCGGCACGTTTGACTCGGCGCTGAACGCCATCTGGTATCTGGCGCCGGGCAACACCGCCGCGCCGCAGACACTGTACGCCGGTATCGACCCCGCCGGGCTGTTCGTCAGCCACGACCGCGGCGACGCCTGGCAGGCCGTCGAGGGGCTGAACCACCATCCCACGCGCCGCACCTGGGAGCCCGCCAAGGGCGGCTTCTCGCTGCACTCCATCCACGCCCTGCCGACCCGGCCACGACGGCTGTTCGCAGCCGTATCGGCGGGCGGTGCGTTCCGCAGCGACGACGACGGCCATCACTGGACACCCATCAACCGCGGCGTGCGCGCGGAGCACCTGCCCCAGGCCGCCCCGGAGACCGGCCACAACATCCACCGCCTGGTGGTTCACCCGCGCAACCCGGAGCGGCTGTACCGGCAGTGTTACAACGGCGTCTACCGCAGCGACGACGCGGGAGACACCTGGACGGAGATCACCGCCGGACTGCCCAGCGACTTCGGCTATGCCGCGGTGACCGAGGCCGACGATCCCGATGTGCTGTACGTGGTGCCCATCGACAGCAATCACCTGCGCACCACGGTGGACGGCCGGCTGCGCGTCTACCGCACCGGCGACGGCGGCCGCACGTGGGCAGAGCTGACGCACGGGCTGCCGCAGGACCACGCCTACGTCTCGGTGCTGCGCGACGCCATGGACGTGGATGACCTGCCGGAGTGCGGCGTCTACATGGGGACCTCCAGCGGCCACCTGTTCATCAGTCGTGATCGCGGCGGGAGCTGGCGGCTGCTGGAAGGTTTCCTGCCGCGGATCCTCTCGGTGAAGGCGGCCGTGATCCCGGAGGAGGCCCTGGCATGA
- a CDS encoding DUF6494 family protein — MNDDALNMQIRKCLKQFGVTSQQEIERSLGAALESGALKGNEKLPVRMTLEVDGLDISHTVSGELDLDAE; from the coding sequence ATGAATGATGATGCCCTGAATATGCAGATTCGCAAATGCCTCAAACAGTTTGGCGTGACCTCGCAGCAGGAAATCGAACGATCCCTGGGGGCCGCGCTGGAGAGCGGGGCCCTGAAAGGAAACGAGAAGCTGCCCGTACGCATGACCCTGGAGGTGGACGGGCTGGATATCAGCCACACCGTCAGCGGGGAGCTGGATCTCGACGCCGAGTAG
- the yqeC gene encoding selenium cofactor biosynthesis protein YqeC has product MNIEPLLEALGIRDGIVCAVGAGGKKTLLYHLLQYYPGRTAMTTTVFTYQPPPRLEATVVVDDETQLRASVPQHGASRILYAQPTDKAGRLAGVSAETLAGIHADGGFGLTAVKADGARMRLIKAPRDDEPRIPACADTALLVGSVHALARPVNARIAHRLDQVLAITGLAEDQLLTPAAMARLYTHPHGLLQGTGSATPVPVLNMVDTGVAREAAEVTAHHILDGSDRFDRVVLTSLKAPGLLVDVIRRR; this is encoded by the coding sequence ATGAACATCGAACCGCTGCTGGAGGCACTGGGCATCCGCGACGGCATCGTCTGCGCCGTGGGCGCCGGCGGCAAGAAGACGCTGCTGTACCACCTGCTCCAGTACTACCCGGGCCGCACGGCCATGACCACCACGGTGTTCACCTACCAGCCTCCGCCCCGGCTGGAGGCCACTGTGGTGGTGGACGACGAGACGCAGCTCCGGGCGTCCGTACCGCAGCATGGCGCCTCCCGCATTCTCTACGCCCAGCCCACGGACAAGGCCGGCCGGCTTGCGGGCGTGTCAGCGGAAACCCTGGCGGGCATCCACGCGGACGGTGGCTTCGGGCTGACCGCGGTGAAGGCGGATGGCGCCCGCATGCGCCTCATCAAGGCCCCCCGCGACGACGAGCCGCGCATCCCGGCCTGTGCGGATACGGCGCTGCTGGTGGGCTCGGTGCACGCGCTGGCGCGCCCGGTGAACGCCCGGATCGCCCACCGTCTGGACCAGGTCCTGGCCATCACCGGGCTGGCGGAAGATCAACTGCTGACGCCGGCGGCCATGGCGCGGCTCTACACGCACCCGCACGGGCTGCTGCAGGGCACGGGGTCGGCGACGCCGGTGCCAGTGCTGAACATGGTCGACACCGGCGTGGCGCGTGAGGCGGCGGAAGTCACGGCCCACCACATTCTCGACGGCAGCGACCGATTCGACCGGGTGGTGCTGACCAGCCTCAAGGCGCCGGGCCTGCTGGTGGACGTGATCCGGCGCCGGTAG
- a CDS encoding acylphosphatase, whose product MTQKCLLGHVSGRVQGVFFRGSAQEEARRLGLRGYAMNLPDGRVQILVSGPEADVDAFQDWVAHGPPHARVDHVAWEVSRDEPPAGFQVR is encoded by the coding sequence ATGACGCAAAAGTGTCTGCTTGGTCACGTCTCCGGACGCGTCCAGGGCGTATTCTTCCGGGGCAGTGCGCAGGAAGAGGCGCGCAGGCTGGGGTTGCGGGGCTACGCCATGAATCTGCCCGACGGGCGGGTACAGATCCTCGTCAGTGGCCCGGAGGCGGACGTGGACGCGTTTCAGGACTGGGTGGCGCACGGCCCGCCCCACGCCAGGGTGGATCACGTGGCCTGGGAGGTCAGCCGGGACGAGCCGCCCGCCGGTTTTCAGGTGCGTTAG
- the mobA gene encoding molybdenum cofactor guanylyltransferase MobA translates to MTRPETNTVTGVVLAGGRATRMNGTDKGLIEVAGEPMVDHVIRRLRPQVATLVINANRSHAIYAARGWPVVADGFGEFAGPLAGMAAGLGAAETDWVVTVPCDSPLVPAELVTRLGQAVIDTGADAAVATGAGRMQPVFAMLPRRLLPDLESFLGEGGRKIDRWYAQHAVAEVAFDDCDGAFLNVNTPEDRDRLEARLEGRTQSTADP, encoded by the coding sequence ATGACACGACCTGAAACTAACACTGTTACGGGCGTTGTTCTGGCGGGCGGCCGGGCCACGCGCATGAACGGCACCGACAAGGGGCTGATCGAGGTCGCCGGCGAGCCGATGGTGGACCACGTCATCAGGCGACTGCGGCCGCAGGTGGCGACGCTGGTCATCAACGCCAATCGCAGTCATGCGATCTATGCCGCCCGTGGCTGGCCGGTGGTGGCGGATGGTTTCGGGGAGTTCGCCGGCCCCCTGGCGGGCATGGCGGCCGGGCTGGGCGCCGCGGAGACCGACTGGGTGGTGACGGTGCCCTGCGATTCGCCGCTTGTTCCGGCGGAGCTGGTCACCAGGCTTGGTCAGGCGGTCATCGACACCGGTGCCGACGCCGCCGTGGCGACCGGGGCGGGCAGGATGCAGCCCGTGTTCGCGATGCTGCCGCGCCGGCTGCTACCCGACCTGGAGTCCTTCCTGGGTGAGGGGGGGCGAAAGATCGACCGGTGGTACGCGCAGCACGCCGTGGCCGAAGTGGCGTTCGATGACTGCGATGGTGCGTTTCTGAACGTGAATACACCGGAAGACCGTGACCGGCTGGAAGCGCGGCTCGAAGGCCGAACGCAGTCAACGGCCGATCCCTGA
- a CDS encoding sigma-54-dependent transcriptional regulator — MAALVVDDELNIRDFMRFALAKHCASVDVAETVEQAEALRRQRHYDVLIIDVRMPDRSGLDWARALRESDINTPIVMMTAYPEVMETREAAELSGVRFVPKPFSLDQILTAVEHSLEAATASPAHVDLPRGLEGIVGHSEAMRSLMGLIQRVASRGTTVLLEGESGTGKEVAARCLHHFSGRRGAFVPVNCGSISPELLESELFGHVKGAFTGATQSREGLFIHANGGTLFLDEICEMPLAMQAKLLRVLEERTIRPVGSEREIAVDARIVTATNRSMADEVAAGHFREDLYYRLNVLGLRLPPLRERPEDIPYLAHQFADTLAEELALPAPRFTSADMEHLAQHPWPGNVRELKNLIERAMLLGRTPAECLTQQQVDAPLSLGDGDSDYGFPADMPLEEVEKQHILKVLRTTTGNKSEAARRLGVSRKTLERKVKAWNQADNTSL; from the coding sequence TTGGCAGCGCTTGTCGTGGATGACGAGCTGAACATCCGGGACTTCATGCGCTTTGCCCTGGCGAAGCACTGTGCGTCGGTGGATGTGGCCGAGACGGTCGAGCAGGCCGAGGCGCTCCGCAGGCAGCGCCACTACGACGTGCTGATCATCGACGTCCGCATGCCGGATCGCTCCGGCCTGGACTGGGCCCGTGCGCTACGCGAATCGGATATCAACACCCCCATCGTGATGATGACAGCGTATCCGGAGGTCATGGAGACCCGGGAAGCCGCGGAATTATCCGGCGTTCGCTTCGTCCCCAAACCGTTTTCACTGGATCAGATCCTCACGGCGGTGGAGCACAGCCTGGAGGCTGCGACGGCGTCACCGGCGCACGTGGATCTGCCCCGAGGGCTGGAAGGTATCGTCGGCCACAGCGAGGCCATGCGCAGCCTCATGGGGCTGATTCAGCGCGTTGCCAGCCGCGGTACCACGGTGCTGCTGGAGGGGGAATCCGGCACCGGCAAGGAGGTCGCCGCACGCTGCCTCCACCACTTCAGCGGGCGGCGCGGCGCATTCGTGCCGGTGAACTGCGGATCCATCTCGCCGGAGCTCCTGGAGAGTGAACTGTTCGGCCACGTGAAGGGTGCATTCACCGGGGCGACACAGTCCCGCGAGGGGCTGTTCATTCACGCCAACGGTGGCACGCTGTTCCTGGACGAAATCTGCGAGATGCCGCTGGCCATGCAGGCCAAGCTGCTCCGGGTACTGGAAGAGCGGACCATCCGCCCGGTGGGGTCGGAGCGTGAGATCGCCGTTGATGCGCGCATCGTCACGGCGACCAATCGCAGCATGGCGGACGAAGTGGCTGCCGGACACTTCCGGGAAGACCTCTACTACCGCCTCAATGTCCTGGGGCTGCGACTGCCGCCACTGCGGGAACGCCCGGAGGACATCCCCTATCTCGCGCACCAGTTTGCCGACACGCTGGCCGAGGAGCTGGCACTGCCCGCTCCCCGGTTTACCAGTGCTGACATGGAACATCTTGCCCAGCACCCGTGGCCCGGCAACGTGCGCGAACTGAAGAATCTGATCGAGCGGGCGATGCTGCTGGGGCGGACACCTGCGGAGTGCCTCACCCAGCAGCAGGTGGACGCGCCCCTCTCGCTCGGGGACGGCGACAGTGACTACGGCTTCCCCGCCGACATGCCGCTGGAGGAGGTGGAGAAACAGCACATTCTGAAGGTGCTGCGCACCACCACCGGCAACAAGTCCGAGGCAGCACGACGGCTCGGGGTATCGCGGAAGACACTGGAGCGGAAGGTCAAAGCCTGGAACCAGGCGGACAATACATCCCTGTAG
- the glp gene encoding gephyrin-like molybdotransferase Glp yields MTESDNPIQDDPSCRSDHDPQSLPVSAAWERIRTDLAPVAGVERVSTRLALGRVLAEPVTSDIDVPAHDNAAMDGYALRGGDIPSEGSATLRCIGTVMAGHTLDGSLQAGDCVRIMTGAPMPAGADTVVMQENVRRDADQVVIAAGETAGQNVRPAGEDLRRGETVLAAGQRIGTAELGMLGSLGLVEVPVYRRLRVAFFSTGDELRTAGSSLDPGQIYDSNRYTLYAALQALGAEATDMGVIADDPDAMEQAFADAASFADAVITSGGVSVGEADFVKDIMNRLGQVGFWKIAMRPGRPLAFGTIGNARFFGLPGNPVSVVATWYQFVQPALRRMMGEDPEPPTTFRVRTATALRKRPGRTEFQRGILRRDDAGELVVTTTGSQGSGILRSVSLADCFIVLPHDSGDVAAGTMVDVQPFHGVMG; encoded by the coding sequence ATGACTGAAAGCGACAACCCCATCCAAGACGACCCCTCCTGCCGGAGCGACCACGACCCCCAGTCGCTGCCGGTCTCCGCAGCGTGGGAGCGCATCCGTACCGATCTCGCTCCGGTAGCGGGTGTGGAACGGGTCAGCACGCGGCTGGCACTGGGCCGGGTGCTGGCGGAGCCGGTGACCTCCGACATCGACGTGCCGGCCCACGACAACGCGGCCATGGACGGTTACGCCCTGCGGGGCGGTGACATCCCGAGTGAGGGCTCGGCCACGCTGCGCTGCATCGGCACGGTCATGGCCGGCCACACGCTGGACGGTAGCCTGCAGGCGGGGGACTGCGTGCGGATCATGACCGGGGCGCCCATGCCCGCCGGAGCGGACACCGTGGTGATGCAGGAGAATGTCCGTCGCGACGCCGATCAGGTCGTGATCGCAGCCGGCGAGACCGCGGGACAGAACGTACGCCCGGCGGGTGAGGACCTGCGCCGGGGCGAGACGGTGCTGGCCGCAGGCCAGCGGATCGGCACCGCGGAACTGGGCATGCTCGGCAGCCTCGGGCTGGTGGAGGTTCCGGTCTACCGGCGGCTGCGCGTGGCCTTCTTCTCCACGGGCGACGAGCTGCGCACGGCGGGGTCGTCACTCGACCCCGGCCAGATCTACGACAGCAACCGGTACACCCTGTATGCGGCGCTCCAGGCGCTCGGCGCTGAGGCCACGGACATGGGCGTGATCGCCGATGACCCGGACGCCATGGAGCAGGCCTTCGCCGACGCGGCCTCCTTTGCCGATGCCGTCATCACCTCGGGCGGGGTCTCGGTCGGCGAAGCCGATTTCGTCAAGGACATCATGAACCGCCTGGGCCAGGTGGGGTTCTGGAAAATCGCCATGCGCCCCGGCCGGCCACTGGCCTTCGGCACCATCGGCAACGCACGCTTCTTCGGCCTGCCCGGCAACCCGGTGTCGGTGGTGGCGACCTGGTACCAGTTCGTGCAGCCGGCACTGCGCCGCATGATGGGTGAAGATCCCGAGCCGCCCACGACCTTCCGGGTGCGCACGGCCACGGCCCTGCGCAAGCGGCCCGGGCGCACCGAATTCCAGCGCGGCATCCTGCGGCGCGACGACGCCGGGGAGCTGGTGGTCACCACCACGGGCAGCCAGGGCTCCGGCATCCTGCGCTCGGTCAGCCTGGCGGACTGCTTCATCGTGCTGCCCCACGACAGCGGAGACGTGGCCGCCGGCACCATGGTCGACGTGCAGCCATTCCACGGCGTCATGGGGTGA
- a CDS encoding c-type cytochrome, which produces MRLKTLFPGLALAALAGVGTAQADDEAGDPVRGERLADTCMGCHAVEGARNAYPSYRVPKLGGQFEEYLVIALEAYRDGDREHPTMNAQARGFSDQELRDMAAFFAQER; this is translated from the coding sequence ATGAGATTGAAGACCTTGTTCCCCGGGCTGGCGCTCGCCGCCCTGGCTGGAGTTGGCACCGCCCAGGCGGATGATGAAGCGGGCGACCCGGTGCGGGGTGAGCGCCTGGCTGACACGTGCATGGGGTGCCATGCAGTTGAAGGGGCGCGTAATGCCTACCCGTCCTACCGCGTTCCGAAACTGGGCGGGCAGTTCGAAGAATACCTGGTGATCGCCCTGGAAGCGTATCGGGACGGCGACCGGGAGCATCCCACCATGAACGCACAGGCGCGTGGCTTCAGTGATCAGGAGTTGCGCGACATGGCGGCGTTCTTCGCGCAGGAACGCTGA
- the moeB gene encoding molybdopterin-synthase adenylyltransferase MoeB, which produces MPVVTVRIPTPLRGHVEGRPEVTLEGQTVGDVLNRLATDYPALGQRLLTPEGRVRTYVNVFVGEHNMTALDGWQTPVSEGQVVSVLPAVAGGAGRARDRRLERLRESVDELEPRQAHTMLAGGAALIDVREPDEVAEGSPDGALRLGRGYLELRVEDEIPDLDRPVMVMCGGGTRSLFAAEDLQRLGYTRVYSVAGGFNQWKNEGLPFSIPRMLDADARARYSRHLLMPEVGEAGQARLLDSKVLLVGAGGLGSPAALYLAAAGVGTIGIVDHDVVDRSNLQRQVIHSEERVGLSKVESAREAIRHLNSSVTVVGHEAHLESGNVEDLFSGYDVIVDGTDNFPSRYLINDACVKLGLPNVHGAVYRFEGQVTVFWPGRPDAPGPCYRCLFPEPPPPELAPSCAEAGVLGVLPGVVGLMQSVETIKLLLGIGEPLVGRLLHYDALAARFHELRVERDTGCAYCGDGVQFPGYVDYQAFCTGS; this is translated from the coding sequence ATGCCCGTTGTCACCGTGCGTATCCCCACCCCGCTGCGTGGCCATGTGGAGGGTCGGCCGGAGGTGACCCTGGAAGGGCAGACCGTTGGTGATGTGCTCAACCGCCTCGCCACGGACTACCCGGCGCTGGGGCAGCGCCTGCTCACCCCTGAGGGGCGTGTGCGCACCTATGTGAACGTGTTCGTGGGCGAGCACAACATGACCGCGCTGGACGGCTGGCAGACACCGGTGAGCGAAGGGCAGGTGGTGTCGGTCCTGCCCGCGGTCGCCGGGGGCGCGGGCCGGGCCCGGGATCGGCGCCTGGAGCGGCTGCGCGAGAGCGTGGACGAACTTGAACCCCGGCAGGCGCACACCATGCTGGCCGGGGGTGCGGCGCTGATCGACGTGCGCGAGCCCGACGAGGTCGCCGAGGGCAGCCCCGACGGGGCGCTTCGCCTCGGCCGAGGGTATCTCGAGCTGCGCGTCGAGGACGAGATCCCCGACCTGGACCGGCCGGTGATGGTGATGTGCGGAGGAGGGACGCGCTCGCTGTTCGCTGCCGAAGATCTCCAGCGCCTGGGCTATACCCGGGTCTATTCCGTTGCCGGGGGCTTCAACCAGTGGAAGAACGAGGGCCTGCCGTTCAGCATCCCGCGCATGCTGGATGCCGACGCCCGCGCGCGCTACTCCCGCCACCTGCTGATGCCGGAAGTGGGCGAGGCCGGGCAGGCGCGTCTGCTGGACAGCAAGGTGCTGCTGGTGGGGGCCGGTGGGCTCGGATCGCCGGCCGCGCTCTACCTGGCGGCCGCTGGTGTGGGCACCATCGGCATCGTCGATCACGATGTGGTCGACCGCAGCAATCTGCAGCGACAGGTCATCCACAGCGAGGAACGGGTAGGCCTCTCCAAGGTCGAGTCCGCCCGCGAGGCCATCCGCCACCTGAACAGCTCGGTGACGGTGGTCGGGCACGAGGCGCATCTCGAGTCCGGTAACGTGGAGGACCTGTTCAGCGGCTACGACGTCATCGTCGATGGCACTGACAACTTCCCCTCGCGCTATCTCATCAATGACGCCTGCGTGAAGCTTGGCCTCCCCAACGTGCACGGGGCGGTGTATCGGTTCGAAGGTCAGGTGACCGTCTTCTGGCCGGGTCGGCCGGACGCGCCTGGCCCCTGTTACCGCTGCCTGTTCCCGGAGCCGCCACCGCCCGAGCTGGCGCCATCGTGTGCGGAAGCCGGCGTGCTCGGGGTGCTGCCCGGCGTGGTCGGCCTGATGCAGTCGGTGGAGACCATCAAGCTGCTGCTCGGCATCGGCGAGCCGCTGGTGGGGCGGTTACTGCACTACGACGCCCTGGCTGCCCGCTTTCATGAGCTGCGGGTGGAACGGGACACCGGCTGTGCCTACTGTGGCGACGGTGTACAGTTCCCCGGCTACGTTGACTACCAGGCCTTCTGCACCGGCAGCTGA